Part of the Gemmatimonadaceae bacterium genome, TGCGCGACCAGCTCCTCGAGGATGCGCTCGAGCGTCACGCCGTGCATGGGATTCGTGTGCTCGTGGGCGGGGGCCATCGGGTGGGCGGCGGGTGCGGATGGGGGTGGACCGGGCCACGAAAGATGCCATGCCAGCGCCGTCGGTGCGCGCGACACGGCGTCCGGGGCCGGGGGGGATGGCTGGCGAAACCGGCGCCCCCGGGCGAGCGTATTCCCACCATGCCACAGCAGACCCCCGCCGACGTTCGCGCGCCCGCCTCCGCCACACCGGCCCCCGGCCAGTCCGGCGAAACGCCGGTGCCGGCCGCGACGCCAACGCCGATCTCGCGCGAACAGGCAGAGTTCCTGCGCGCGCGGCGCACGGCGCTGAGCAACCAGCTCGAGTCCACACAGGAGCGACGCGACGAGGTGGCCGAGCAGCTCCGCGACAGCGACACCCAGGCCTCGGAACGGCCGGGACTCGAGAGCCGCCTCAAGGTGCTGGACGATCGCCTGGTGCAGCTGGAGGGCGACATCGCGCGCAACTCGCAGCAGCTGGCCAATGCGCCGGCATCATCGAATCGGACCGCGACCGGCACCACCGCGCCTGCGCGCCGCGACCGGCCGTTCAACGGGTTCAACCCGAACCTGGTGACCATCCTCGGCTTCGCGATGCTCTTCCCGCTGGTCTTCCAGTTCGCGCGCCGCATCTTCTCGCCGGACCGCGGCCCCCGCGTGGATCGGCAGCTGGCGGCCGAGCAGGCGGCGATGAACGAGCGCATGCTCCGGCTGGAGAGTGCGATCGATGCCGTCTCGATCGAGGTGGAGCGGATCGGCGAGGGCCAGCGCTTCCTGACCCAGGCGATGACGGATCCGGTGGAGGCTCGCCTGCACGGCGGCCTGGTGCCGGAACCGATGAGCGTGCGGGCCCGCGGGGCCATCGATCCCGCCTGACGGCGCCGGCGTGACCGCGCCGGTGGCCGGTCACGGATTAGACTGCCCGGCCATGACATCGACTCCGGGGTCCGAGCTCCCGACCGGCCGTGCAGGCCTGTCCCGTGACATGGGGCTGGTGGCCCTGACGGCAACCGGCATCGCGTCGATGGTGGGCGCCGGGATCAACGTCGTGCCGTTCATGATCCAGCGGAACGTGCCCGGCATCGGGGCCTGGGTGCTGCCGGCCTTCCTCTGCGCGGCCGTCCCCGCCCTCTTCGCGGGGCTCGCGTACGCGGTGCTCGCCTCCGCGATGCCGCGGGCCGGCGGGAGCTACGTCTACGCGAGTCGCGCGCTCAATCCCTACCTCGGCTTCATCGCCAGCTTCTCGCAGTGGTTCGCACTCTGCGTGGCGATCGGCGTCGTGTCGTACGTGCTGGTGCCGTTCCTGCGCGACATCGCACTCGCCGCCGGCGCCGAGGGTGCGGCGGCCGGCCTCGAGTCCACGCTGGCCAGGCTCGCCATACCGCTGGCGGTGCTCTGGCTGTTCACGCTCGTGAACGTGCTCGGCATCCGCTCCTACGAGCGGATCCTGGTGCCGCTGCTCGGGCTGACCTTCGTGCTGGGCGGCATCGTGATCGTGGCGGGGTTCCTCTTCGACGAGGGCGACTTCGCGCGCGCCGTGCTGCAGCGCGAGGGCCGGTCCCTCGCACCGCGGGCCGCGGCCGCACCCACGCTGCGCACCTTTCTCACGGCGGCGACGGTGCTCTTCAGCGGCTTCATCGGCTTCGACTCGATCGCGCAGGCCGGCGGCGAGGCGCGCAACCCGAGCCGCACCCTGCCGCTCGCGATCGGGCTGGCGGTGCTCTGCGCCAGCGTCTTCTACATGCTCTTCACCGCCGCCGTCTACCACGCCGTGCCGTGGAGCTACGTCGCCGACGAGGCGATGCGCCGCGACGTGAACGCGCCGGGCCTGCTCGGCTACGTGCTGCCGCGTGGATGGACGGTGGCCATCGTGGCGGGTGGCGCGGTCGCGCTCGCGAAGGACGTGCCCGCGATGCTGCTCGGTGTCTCGCGCCTGATGTTCGCGTGGGCCGAGGACGGGATCTTTCCGCGGTCGGTGGCGGCGCTGCATCCCCGGCACCGCACGCCGCACGTCGCGATCATCGCCAGCGCCGCGATGGCCACGGTCTCGGTGCTCGGCTGCCACCTGGCGGGCAACATGTTCCTCGGCGTCGACATCCTCGTGACGGCGATGCTCGTGAACTACATCCTGATGTGCGTGTCAGTGCTCACCCTGCCCCACCGGAACCCCGCGCTGGCGGCCGAGGTGCGCGTGCTCCCGAACCGCACGGCGCAGGTGGCGGTGGCGGTGGCGGGCATCGTCGTGCTGGGGGGCTTCCTCGGCATGCACACGGTGAAGGACCTGGCCGCACCCGTCACCGCCTGGTACTTCCGCTCCACGCCGGTGTGGGCGCTGGTGATGGGCGTGGCGACGGTGATCTTCCTCCGCGAGATGTCCGCGCTGCGCCGCCGCGGTGTGGACGTGCCCGCGATCTTCGCCACCCTGCCCCCCGAATGAGCGCACGATGACCACAGCCGCCGAACGCATCACCCTCGCGCCCGACCTGACGATCGCCCGTGTGGTGACCGGCCTCTGGCAGGTGGCGGACATGGAGCGGGACGGCACGACACTCGATCCCGATGCCACCGCCGCGCGCATGGCCCCCTATGCCGAGGCGGGGTTCACGACCTTCGACATGGCCGACCACTACGGCTCGTCGGAGGTGATCGCGGGCCGGTTCCGCCGCGGCCATCCGCAGCGCCCCGTGCAGCTGTTCACGAAGTGGGTGCCCCGGCCCGGCCCGGTCACGCGCGAGGCGGTGCGCGAGGCGGTGGAGCGTGCCGCGGTGCGCATGGGTGGCGGGCCGGTGGACCTCATGCAGTTCCACGCCTGGACGTTCGCGGATGCCCACTGGCTGGACGCCCTCTCCCACCTGCACGAGCTGCAGCGCGAGGGGGCCATCCGGCACCTCGGCGTGACCAACTTCGACAGCGCGCACCTGCGGATCGCGGTCGCAAGCGGGATCCCGATCCTGACCAACCAGGTGTCGTTCTCGCTGCTCGACCAGCGGGCGGCGGGCCGCATGGCGGCCACCTGCCTGGAGCTCGGCGTGAAGCTCCTCGCGTACGGCACGATCGCGGGAGGGCTGCTGTCGGCGCGCTGGCAGATGCGACCCGAGCCGCCGCGCGACGACCTCACGACGTGGTCGCTGATGAAATACGGCCGGTTCATGCAGGCCGCCGGCGGGTGGACCGCGCTGCAGCGGGTGCTCGCCGTCACCTCGGCGATCGCACAGAAGCACGGCGTGTCGATGGCGAACGTCGCGGCGCGGCACATCCTCGACTTCCCGGCCGTCGCCGGCGTCATCATCGGCGCACGCCTGGGCGAGCGCGAGCACATCGACGACAATGCGCGCATTGCCACCCTGCGCTTCGACGAGAGCGACCGCGCGGCGCTGCGCGACGTGCTCGGGACGCTGACGCCGATTCCCGGCGACTGCGGCGACGAGTACCGCAAGCCGCCGTACCTCACCGCCTCGGGTGACCTCAGCCATCACATCGAGGCCTTCCCGGCGCCGTACGCCGTGACGCGGGTCAGTGCGAGCCGGTCGTACTGCCTGAGCGGCACGCCGTGGGAGCCGCTCGCCGGCTACAGCCGCGCCGTGCGACTCGGCAACCGGATCCAGGTGTCGGGCACGACGGCCACGCACGGGTCGAAGACCATCGGCGG contains:
- a CDS encoding APC family permease codes for the protein MTSTPGSELPTGRAGLSRDMGLVALTATGIASMVGAGINVVPFMIQRNVPGIGAWVLPAFLCAAVPALFAGLAYAVLASAMPRAGGSYVYASRALNPYLGFIASFSQWFALCVAIGVVSYVLVPFLRDIALAAGAEGAAAGLESTLARLAIPLAVLWLFTLVNVLGIRSYERILVPLLGLTFVLGGIVIVAGFLFDEGDFARAVLQREGRSLAPRAAAAPTLRTFLTAATVLFSGFIGFDSIAQAGGEARNPSRTLPLAIGLAVLCASVFYMLFTAAVYHAVPWSYVADEAMRRDVNAPGLLGYVLPRGWTVAIVAGGAVALAKDVPAMLLGVSRLMFAWAEDGIFPRSVAALHPRHRTPHVAIIASAAMATVSVLGCHLAGNMFLGVDILVTAMLVNYILMCVSVLTLPHRNPALAAEVRVLPNRTAQVAVAVAGIVVLGGFLGMHTVKDLAAPVTAWYFRSTPVWALVMGVATVIFLREMSALRRRGVDVPAIFATLPPE
- a CDS encoding aldo/keto reductase, coding for MTTAAERITLAPDLTIARVVTGLWQVADMERDGTTLDPDATAARMAPYAEAGFTTFDMADHYGSSEVIAGRFRRGHPQRPVQLFTKWVPRPGPVTREAVREAVERAAVRMGGGPVDLMQFHAWTFADAHWLDALSHLHELQREGAIRHLGVTNFDSAHLRIAVASGIPILTNQVSFSLLDQRAAGRMAATCLELGVKLLAYGTIAGGLLSARWQMRPEPPRDDLTTWSLMKYGRFMQAAGGWTALQRVLAVTSAIAQKHGVSMANVAARHILDFPAVAGVIIGARLGEREHIDDNARIATLRFDESDRAALRDVLGTLTPIPGDCGDEYRKPPYLTASGDLSHHIEAFPAPYAVTRVSASRSYCLSGTPWEPLAGYSRAVRLGNRIQVSGTTATHGSKTIGGTDPAAQTHFVVDKIEGALVSLGARLDDVVRTRVYVTDIAQWEPIARALGDRFGHIRPANTMVQAPLIGSEYLVEIEADAEVTD